The Caloranaerobacter ferrireducens genome contains a region encoding:
- a CDS encoding DUF4282 domain-containing protein: protein MNKFEFKDFLKFDKLIMPKVITYIYYLGVIIAVFSALGTIFASLSLHSSGMFFTGLITLILGPLVVRLACELYIVLFKIYEKLSIIAENTVQKDKP, encoded by the coding sequence ATGAATAAGTTTGAATTCAAAGATTTTCTAAAATTTGATAAGCTTATTATGCCTAAAGTAATTACTTATATATATTATTTAGGCGTAATAATAGCAGTGTTCAGTGCATTAGGAACTATATTCGCAAGTCTTTCATTACACTCAAGTGGTATGTTTTTTACAGGACTTATTACATTAATATTAGGTCCATTAGTAGTTAGGCTCGCTTGTGAGTTATATATTGTATTATTCAAAATATATGAAAAGCTATCGATTATTGCAGAAAATACAGTACAAAAAGATAAACCTTAA
- a CDS encoding bactofilin family protein, with product MKNSSNSMNLIIEKNAYFKGTINANGNIKIGGIFKGKIYSDNNVYISSTAEIIGDIEAKNVYVSGKVNGNILANGKVHFTSTSCFEGNITARRFVVDKGAIISGVWKNLKTSLAS from the coding sequence ATGAAAAACTCCAGTAATTCTATGAATCTAATCATTGAAAAGAATGCATATTTCAAGGGTACAATTAATGCAAATGGGAATATTAAAATCGGTGGTATTTTTAAAGGCAAAATATATTCAGATAATAATGTTTATATCAGTTCAACTGCAGAAATTATTGGTGATATTGAAGCTAAAAATGTATATGTTAGTGGAAAAGTCAACGGCAACATATTGGCAAATGGAAAAGTACACTTTACTTCAACAAGCTGTTTTGAAGGTAATATAACAGCTAGAAGATTTGTTGTTGACAAAGGAGCTATTATTTCAGGAGTTTGGAAAAATCTAAAAACTAGCCTAGCATCATAA